The Corynebacterium atypicum genome contains the following window.
CGATGCTGTGCGCCGGGCTTGCCACGTTCAACGCCCTATACTCCACCCAGGCCATCCTGCCCACCTTCGTCACGGAGCTAGGCATCAGCGCTGCCACGGCCGCGCTGCTCGTCTCCGCGGCCACCGGGATGCTCGCCATCTGCATCGTGCCGGCTTCGATCCTTTCAGAAAGGTTCGGCCGCGGCCCCATCCTGGTCTACTTCGCGCTGGCCGCATGCGCACTGGGCGTTATCATTGCCTTCTTCGACTCGGCCACCACCCTCATCGCGCTGCGCGCCCTACAAGGCGCACTCATCGCTGGCGTACCCGCGGTGGCAATGACCTGGCTAAGCGAAGAGATCCACCAGGATGATCTTCCGCGCGCGATGGGCCTTTACATTGCCGGAAACACAATCGGCGGCCTGCTCGGCCGGCTGATTCCGGCAGGGGTTCTCGAGTTTTCCAGCTGGCGCTGGGCGATGCTCACTTCCGCGCTATTCGCGCTCACTCTCGCGGTAGTGCTCTGGGCACTGTTGCCCAAGCAGCAGCAGTTCCAGCCAAAGGAACTGCACGTGCGCCACGAAATTGCCGCCATGGTGGGCCACTGGCGCACTATTCGGCTAGCCGCGCTTTTCCTCACCGCATTCATCGGCATGGGCACTTTTGTGTCCCTCTACAACTTCATTGGCTTCCGCATGATCTCTACCTTCGGCCTTTCAGAGGCCCTCGTCGGCTGCGTGTTCCTAATGTATCTGGCCGGAACGTGGTCCTCGGCCCGCGCCGGCCACCTCAACCAGCGGTTTGGCCGCGGACCCGTGATGGCGGTGGGTGCGGCGAGCATGATTATCGGTACCGCGGCCACCGCTTTACCGTGGCTGAGCACCACGTTAATCGGCCTGTTCATATTCACCGCCGGGTTCTTCGCCATGCATTCCACCGCCTCGAGCTGGGTGGGGCTCATCGCCACCACCGACCGTGCCGAGGCCTCGAGCATGTATCTGCTGTGCTACTACGCCGGGTCCTCGCTGATCGGCTGGCTGAGCGGGTTTATCTTCTCCACTTGGGGCTGGGTCGGGCTCGTCGCCTGGCTGGTGTGGGGATCGCTCCTCGTCACCGGCGTCGCCGTCGGCCTGTGGCTCGCCGGCCGACGCAGCCCAACCACCGAATAAGGCAGCAGAAGTTTAGGCCGAGCGAACGGGCCGGCTTATGCGGGTAAGGTTGGATCAGAAAGACTCCACAAACTCACCGTGAATCAACTGAAGGACGAATAGTCACATGGGCCTGATGAAATCCCTGCGCAAGCGCCGCGTCCAGGCGGCGGCCGAGATTAAAGCTGCAAAAAAGCGCGCCTCGAAGGAAGTCCGTAACCGCTACCGGAGTGCCGAGCGCCGCGAACGGCTCCTCGCCCGCCAGGAGAAGCAGCTCATCAAGGCGGAAAAGAAGGGTCTGAAGGCCAAGCGCAAGCACGACGAGAAGATGGCCAAGAATCAGCTGGAGCAGCTGCGCGCAGGCAAGTTCAACAAAGACAATGTCAAGCGCTGGGCCGGCGCTGCCCGACTGTTGACCCCGCTGCTCATCCCCGTCGCCTACCGCGCCATCACCGCCGGGCGGGAAAAGCTCGACGAGCGACGCGCCCGCAGGCTCGGCGTCAGCGCCCAGGAACTAGCCCAATTCACGGGCCACGGCGCCGCATTGCAGGCGCGCATTCACGGCGTGCGTAAGGCGGTTTCTAAGGCCGCGGTGCCCTCCGGGTTCCGCCAAGACGCCGAGCACCGCCTCGACGAGCTTTCTAGTGCCGTGGACAATGCGGAATACATGACCCCCGAGCAGCGTCGGCGCGCCCATTCGGCAATTTCTGCCGATGTGGACGCCCTCTCCGCCGAGATTCATCAACGCCTCACCAGGGCCGAATAGCCAGGCGGCGGCGAATGTCGCCTACGCGCCGGTTTATCTAGCGGAGCCCGCTTTGCTTACCACCAATCCGAGAGTTACCCGAACATTGCGGTAATTCTCGGGTTTTTATCGCTTTCAGAGCTAAAGCAGTGTAGAGTACATTTTAAAACGAACCCAAGATTGAAAAGGTGGCGAAGGCACATGGCCCGCAAAGAAATCACCCAATACTTCGACGATATCGACCAGACCCCGTTGACCGAAAACGAGGTCAACGTGGTTCGCTTTGGCCTTGGCGGCAATAGCTACGTCATGGACCTCTCCGAGGAGAACGCTCGCCGCTTCCGCGAAATGTTGGAGCCCTACGTACAGGTCGCCCGCCGCGAGCGCATGACTACCACCACCCGACGCCGCGGTACAACTACCCCGCGTAACTCGCGGGCCGCGCAAATCCGCCAGTGGGCCCAGGAGCAGGGCAAGGAAGTTGCCGATCGCGGAAAGATCCCGGCAGAGATCGTCGAGGCTTACAACGCGGCGCACTAACTACCGCCGCGCAGCCGCACCGGCCGCGGTGAAACCCGGCTCACTCGCACCGCGACGCGGCTGACATACAGACCACAACGACGCGGGGAAACCTTTCGGTCTCTTCCCGCGCCGTTTTTACGCATTCGGAATCTGAACTGCCGGCTAGATCACACTAGATCACACCCTGGCCGCGCGCTTCGGCCACCGCCGACGTACGCGAGCGCACCCCCAGCTTGTCGTAGATGTGCACCAGGTGCGACTTCACGGTCGCCTCAGAAAGCATCAGCTCCTGACCGATCTCCTTGTTGGAATACCCGGCGGCCACCAACTTAAGCACCTGCAGTTCCCTGGGCGTCAGCGAAGAACGTGGGGTGCGCACCCGGGTCATCAGCCGATCGGCCACCACGGGAGATAACGCAGAATCCCCCTCCGCCGCCAAGCGAACCGCCGCAATGAGCTCACTAGGCGGGGCGTCTTTAAGCAAATACCCCACCGCGCCAGCCTCAATCGCCCCGAGAATATCCGCATCCGTGTCGTAGTTCGTCACCACAAGCACCTTCGGCGGGTGGGCCATCCGGGACTTGATCTCACGGGTGGCCTCCGCCCCCGTGGTCAACTTGGTGCCCTCTACCCCGGCCCCGAAGCGCAGATCCATGAGGATAACGTCGATCCCGCCGGCCTGGGCGGCGGCGATCGCGGCGTCAGCAGTGGCGACCTCTCCGATGACCTCGATGTCCTCCGCGCCGTCGAGAATCGCGCGCAGCCCCATCCGCACGATCTCATGGTCGTCGGCTAATAACACTCGGATGACGTTTCGCGCCACGTTTTCTCCTTCTCGGTCAACTTTGTTTCGCCCACCTCGAGCCGCCGGCCGCCCACATGGCAGGGGATACTCCGCGCTTATAGATACTTTGAGTGTAGCCATACCCAACCAATGAACCAACCATTGGAACAGGTACGTACTACCTGCGCGCCTCGCCGCCGGCGCCCGCCCGGCGCGTGCCGCTAGGCCACGCCCGCCCCACCGCCGTCGTCCGTTCCACGCGTTTGGTTCCGCTCCGGCGCGGCGTCGAGCGGGATCGCCACCGCCACCGCCGTGCCCCCGCCCGGGCTCGACTCCACTTCGAGGGTGCCGCCCAGCTCGGCGGCCCGGCGGCGCATCGCGTCCAGGCCCACGTGTCCCAGCCCCGCCGGCCGGGCAGCGACCTGCTCCGGGTCAAACCCCGCCCCGTTGTCCACCACATCCAGCCGGGCGACATCGGGAGAAAGCGTCAAGGTGATCCGCGCCCGAGTAGCGTGTGCATGCTTCACCACGTTGCCCACCGCGCCCTGGGCGATGCGCAACAACGCCGCCTCGATCTTCATCGGCAACTCGTGCGCGCCGGTCTCGCCCTCGACGTCGACGTCGATCGCAATGTCGCCGCTGGCACCGAAGCTCTCCGCGATGCGGTTGAGCGCCTCCTCCAGCGTCCCCTGGCTCAAGCTGGCCGGCTGCAGAGCCGCGATCATCGCGCGCGCCTCCGCGAGGTTGTCCTGGGCGGTGCGCCGCGCCTGGTCGATGCGGGTGCGCACGGGCTGCTGTTCGTCCGGGTTAAGCCCCGTCGCCGCAAGATCACGGTCCGCCGCGTGCAGCAGCATCTGGATGCTGGAAAGCCCCTGCGCAACCGTATCGTGAATCTCGTGGGCGATGCGCTGGCGCTCCGCGGCGATGCCCGCCGCTCGCTGCGTCTCGGCGAGCTCCGTACGCGTTGCCATGAGCTCCACGATGAGCTCGTGGCGCTCCTGGGAGACCACCGCGAGGCGTCGATAAGCAAGGTGGATGGCCACCACCACCAGCGCCGAGATAGCCGGGCCCAGGACCCCGCCCAAGGTGAGGCCGTGCGGGATCTGCAGCGCGATGGCCGTCGCCGTCGCAGCGATCACCGCGATCACCCCGGCCCGCCCGCGGAAGGCGTCGAGGTAGATGAAAAACAGGCTCAGGATCAGATAGATCCCGACGTCGCTGACTGGCATCATGAGCAGCCAAATCGCCGTCAGCGCCGTCACCCAGGCCCACCGGGCGGTATCCGGCCAGGAGATGCGGCCGCCGCCCGCCGAAAAGTAGAGGAAAGTAAACAGCGCGCACAGCACCAGGTTGATCAAGGCCATGTTGATGGGCATCCGCACGCAGGACACCAGCGAAAGAATCAGCAACACCGAGGTGAGGATGTGCTGCCCGTTGCGCAGGCCCTCCCCGGAGGCGGCCGCCGCGTCCACGGGGCGGGACTTAGCCTTATGGCCCGATTCGGCTGACTCTAAGCTGGTGCTCATGGCCAAAAGTTTAACCGTCGCCCGGCGCGCCTCGTGCGCCTCGGTTGCCCTCTGCGCACTCACAGCAGCCATGCTCGGCGGGTGCGGCACAGGCGAGCACCAGCCCGCGCTTTCCGACGCCCCCGCCACCGCGCACCCCAACGCGACGAGCGACGCGGCGGCCGGCGGCGAAGGGGCGGAAGGCGATGCGCACGGCCTCGGCAGCGTCGATAGTTCCGCGCCGCCCGCCGACGAGCTGCCCATCGACGAACTACCCGTCGACGCCCGACCCGAGATCGACCCGGACAACCTGGCCGAAGAGCCCTGCCCCTTCCTCGACGACTCCTTCGTCGAAACCACGAACGGCCAGCGAGTCACCAGCGCCGGGATCGACCACCGCTTTGCCACCCCGGCATGCGTCTTCTTCTCCTACCCCGAGTACCCCCAGCTGCAGGTGATGGTACGCCGGATGCCCAGCGCCGAAGACGCTACGGCCGTAATCGATCACGCCGCCCCCATCGATTCAACGAACCCCGCCGAGGACATCCCCGGCTGGTCGGGCGGGCGGGCCGGAGGCCAGCTCGTCTCCCCGCCGCTCGGCGCAATCTACGCCGTAGCCAACCACGACGTCGCCGTGGTGGTGCTATCGAACCAGGAGCAGTCCTTCAAGGCCGAGCAAGTCGCCCGCGAGGTCATCGCGCGCCTGGGCGGCTAAGAGACCGCCACCTTCTGGTACGGCATCTGCGCCGAGACCCAGGGGAAGACGACCTCCATGAGCAGCAGGAAGATAGCCACCGCCGCGATGAGGAGGATCACCGCCTTGACCGGGGCCGGGCCCGGCAGACGCCACCACAAGTAAGGCCACATGAACGCTCCCTTTCCGCCATAAGTTCCCGGGAGCTAACTGCCACTAGTTCCGGGCGCCCGCTCCCGATGGGCCCCAGAGTATCCCTCCCGGGCCGATGTGCTTGCTTGGCCGCCACCCCACCCGGGGGCCTGCCGCCTCAACCGTGTGCTGCCGCGACGTTCTCCTTCGGCGCCACAGACACCAGCATGCCGTGGATCACCATGCGCTCCGCATTAGAAAACTGCGGATGGCAGGTGGTCAGCGTGATCATCCCCTCCAAGCCAGATAGCTGCCCCAGATCAGCGTGCCCGCTGCGCTGCGACGGACCGCTCGGGTCTAGGTGAGCCGGCCCGGTGTCCGCTGGGCCCGCCAGCTCCGACACCCCGGCCGCACCCGGCGCACCTGGCAGCGGTTCAATCACCGCGACGTCGTCAGGCGTCGTGATCAACCTGCCCGTCACTGCCGCGTAATCGCCCGCGACCACCCGCTCGACCTGCTCCGGCGACAAGCAAGCCGCAGCCTCGCCGCGCCGCGTCGCCTCGTCCTCCCCAAGGGGAAGCACCCGGTAGGTGAACGTCGCCTCGCGTGTCTCTACCGTTAGCTCGTCGCAGGCCTGCAACGCGCCGAGGTCATTAAACGGAGCACCTTTGCCTACGCGGTGCCCGGCGAGCGCAAAGTTGCCGGGCTCACCGGGCATCTGGGTCTGCGGATACCGGCCCGGGCCCGCCAGCAACGCCTCCTCGCCTGTCCCCTCGACCACCGCATACTGGTAATCAGCGCCAAAAGCCGGAGTACGCAGCCACGCAAAAGCGTCCCCCAGCTCCGGCTGGATCACCTTGCGCGGATTGCCCGTGGCCCTATTCCAGGATTCAGCCAGCCCCTCGCCCGCCTTCTCCTGCAACTGGCCGGACTTGAGGTTCGTCCAGAAAGCCTCATAAAAGGCGAATAACAACAGCAGCACGCCGACCATCACCAGCACCTCGCCGGCGACCTGGCCGAAAGTGATGCGCGGGGGCGCGCCACGATTCCTGCCCACGTGCGGCCTCGCCTTTCCGGAACGTACCATAGATGAACTGTACTTTATCTTGCCAAGAAACCTTCTTGACACCTCGACGCTACAAAAGGCTGAACTGACGTGCTCGATGCTTTTGCCTATCCCGTATCCGGGATCATGAAACTCTGGCACCTGCTACTCCACAACGCGCTCGGACTCGAGGAGCAAACCGCCTGGTTCTTCGCCATCATCGGCCTGGTCATCACCGTGCGCGGCCTGCTGCTGCCCTTCTTCTGGTTCCAGTACAAATCCGGGCGCTCGCTGGCCCTCATGCTGCCGATCAAACACCACCTGGACGAGCAGCTCAAAGAGAACACCACCCCGGAAGTCGCAGCGGCGCACGCCCAGGCCACCAAGAAGCTCAACGAGGAATTCAATTACCGCCCAGCCGCCGGCTGCGTACCCCCGCTCATCCAGATACCCGCATTCATGGGCCTCTACCGCGTGATCGTCAACATGGCCCGCCCGCGCGAGGGCCTGACCGGCGAGCACCAGCCCATCGGGTTCTTGAGCAAGGAAGACGTGGCTTCCTTCCTCAACACCACCGTCAACGGGGTCCCACTACCGGCCTACCGCACCCTCGACCCGAAGCTTCTCAGCATGCTCGGCACCACCTCGCAGGAAGTCGCATCCTTTGTGGGGCCCATCCTGGTGTTGGCCGTCACGTTCACCACGCTCAACATGAGCCTGTCCATCTACCGGAACTTCCAGCAGCTCAACTACGACTCGAAGTCGACGATCAACACCAACAAAATGCTGATCGTGATGCTCGTCCTCATGCCCATCTTCCTGCTCAACCTCGGCTGGAACGGGCCGCTTCCGGTGGCCATCGTGATCTACTGGTTCGCCAACAACCTCTGGACCTTAAGTCAACAGGCCATCCTGCATACGCTGCTATCGCTCAAATACCCGCTCACGCAGGCCTTCCACGAATTCAAGGCAGAACGCAAAGCCCTCTACAAGACCAGACAGAAAGCGCGGCGCCGCCGCGTCTGGCGCCGCCGCCGGCTACGCGCCCAGGGAATCGTCACCCCCTGGCGGATACCCCAGATCCGCAGCGAACTGCGCGCCATGAAGCAGGCGAAAAAGAAAGAGAAAGCCGAGGCCAAAGCCCAGAAAAAGGCCATCTCTGCGGCTAAGGCCCAGGCCCAGCGCAAGGGCCGGGCGCGAAAAGCGGCCGCCAACCCGGAGGCTTCCGCGCAGGATGGGTCCCCACAGGATGACCCCCTACAGGAAGAGACCCGGCAGGACCGGTCCTCGCCAGACAACCTGCCGCCGCACCAACCGCAGCAGGACCAGACCCAGTCGGACCAGCAACCGCCAGATAAACCCCAGCCGGCCGAGCCCCGCCGCGACGACGACCGAGGCGAATAGCCCAGCCAGCTCCGACTAGATCGAGTAGTCCGCGGGCGGAGCCGAGAGCAACTGCCGCGCGAGATCGCGGGCCACCCGCAGCGGGGCGTCGCTACGCACCAGCCGAGCCCCAGCGAGGCCCCCGTCCAGGAAAATCAACAGCTGATTAGCCTGCGACGCGCTCGGGTACCCGTTCTTTTTATTAAGCAACGCGGTTAACGTCTCCTGGCACCACCGCCGATGCTCCATTACCGTCGCTACGATGAGCTGCTCGGAATCGGTATCCGGGCGAGGGTACTCATTAGCGGCGTTCTGGAAATGCGATCCGCGAAAATTATCCTGCTGGGCATCGTCGATGCATTGGTCAAAAAACGCCAAGATCTTCGACTCCGGGTCGTTCATCGACGCAACCCGCTCGCGCCACGATTCCCGCCACCGCGCATCCAAGTTCTTCAGGTAGGCCACCACGAGCGCGTCCTTCGAACCGTAGAGAGAATACAGCGACGCCTTAGCCACATCGGCCTCGCGCAGAATGCGGTCGATGCCTATCACACGGATACCCTCAGTGGTAAACAGATGTGTCGCGGAGGCGAGCAACCGCTCTCGCGGGCTCGGCCGCGAACGCCTTTTCTGCGCGGGCTTACCCGCCTGAGATGCGGATTTCTTCGCCGATTGCGCTGGGGCCACGGAAGTACTTGTCCTTTCGGCTGGTTACCGGGCGCGTCGGGGGAGCGCGGCGAGAATGCCGGGGTTAGCCGGCACATACTAGCCACGCTCAAGACGGCGGTTACGGGGTGCGTATCCGGGGGTCGGTTCCCCGGAGATCCATGCCCCACCATACTAGACAAACCGGTACGTTCGTAAAACCCGCTAACACGCCGGTCAGTAGTCGCCCGAGTCTAGGATTACGGCGCTTCACGGCGGCCGCGCCGCGCGCCCTAACACCAGCTACCTGCGGCCACAGAGCCTGCGGCGCGTGGCATCCCGCAGCACCAGCCACCTGAAGCGACCGAACGTGCTGCAGGTACTGCCCGACACACATCCTCGCGCGCAAAAAGCCGCGGCCGGAAAAATCAACCGCGGCTTGTCGTCTACTGCTTAACTGCAGAAGCTACTTTTTGCTGCGCGTAAAGAACTGGACAATGCTCAGCAGAATGACGGCGCCAATCAGGCAGGTAAAGAAGCTGAACCACAAGCCGCCACCGGCCACATCTACGCCGAACAGGCTCAGCAGCCAGCCCCCCAGGAAACCGCCGATGACGCCGACGACGATGTTGAGCAACACGCCCATCTGCGCGTCCGAGCCCTTAATCTTCGAAGCGATCCAACCAGCCAGACCACCGATGATGATCCAAGCAATAAAACCCAATTGCGGTGCCATGACATACCCTCGCTATCTAGACGTAGAACTTCCGGCAGAACCGGCAGGCAGGCTTTGGGATTTTCCCAAGCAGCGATACCTGCCCGCCAAATGCACATTCATGATAAACGTCCCGTGATACTTTTGCCAGCATCTCGGGACGAAAATCTAAGTTCTAGCCCAAATCGTTATAGAGCGTCCGGGCGAACCACCATCATCGGGCACGGCGCAGACTGCAGCAAAGCCCTCGACATGGAGCCAAGCAACATCCCGCGGAATCCACCACGGCCGTGCGAGCCGACGACGAGCAATTGCGCGCCCTCCGCGGCGTCGACAAGCGCCCGCACCGGACGATCCCGGGTGATGAGCTTCTTCACATCCACCGACGGGTGCCGCTCAACGAAGGAAGACAGCCGTTCCTCGAGCAAATCCTTCTGCTCGCGCTCGACTTCCTCCCACTGCTGCTGCGCCGCCGAAAGCCCCGCTAGCGAGGCCTGCACCTGCATGTCCATCCAAGTGTGTACCGCAATCAACTCAGCGCCGCGGGCGTCAGCCTCCGCGAAAGCGAACTCGGTAGCCTTCTGCGACACTTCCGAGCCGTCCACGCCAACCACGACGGGGCCGTACTTGTTGGCCTCGTCGACATTGTTGTCCTCGCGGACCACCACGACAGGGCAGGACGCGTGGGAAACCACCGCCGCGGACACAGAACCCATCACCATGCCGGACAGGCCGCCAAGCCCGCGCGAGCCCATGACGATCATGGTGACCGACTTCGACATTTCGAGCAGCATGTCAATCGGGGAGCCCTCGGCAATGGTATGGCCGATCTTGATATCCGGCGCCACCTTGTGCGCGATCTCGCGCGCCTCGTCGATTTTCTCCATGGTCTCGACCTGGAGGTCGTCGAAAAGCTCCTGCGGCGGGACCATTCCCTCGGCGTAGAGGTACTGCGGCATGGTGTAGCTGGACGCCAACCGCAGCGGCACTCCGCGCTTCAAGGCCGTGTTAGCTGCCCATCGGACCGCGACGTGCGATGCCTTCGAGCCGTCGACGGCTACGACGATGATGTCTTCTTCCTGGGTGGTCATCGTAAAATCGCCCTTTCTCTTCGATGACGAGCTATCTAGGTGTTATCCGGGATGCCACAGTGTTTCAGGTACACACGGTATGATCTGTTATACACATCGCGTCAAGCGCCTATCGGAGCGCGCCTCACACAGGCCAGTCTACCGTGCTCTGCGGGCAGCGGCAGGTGATTGAGCGCGCTTCCTGGTTGATGCCGCCCATGGCTGAAATAGCCACAGGTCGCCCCGCACTACAGCACCGAAAAGGCTTATTCAGGCGTGGGTATCGGGTACGCAGCTTCCGCGTTTGCCGGGAACAGGGCTTCATAGATTGCCGTGACCACTCGCGCAACAAGCTGGCCGAAATCGGTGGCCAAAAAATCCATCAGTGGCGCAAAAATAGCGTTAAGATCCATGCCCCAGATTCTACTAGCGCGCCCCCGCCTCGGCAGTAGCTAAGGGACTCGGGCACAATACCCCCATGAGCCGACGTCAACCGCCACCGCTGCCGCCGCGAGAGGGGCTTTCTCCGAGCCGCGTCCGCGTGCCCAACCGGCAGCCGATGACGGCCTACGAGGTGGTACTCCACGCAGTACTTACCCAACGCCACCGGCATCCCGACGACGGACCCAACGCGGTGCTGCAGCGTTTCCGCGAGCACCAAGTTGCGCTGCGAGACGTGCCGCAGGTACACCCCGACCAAATGCTCGACCCAGGAACGGACGTATGGTTCTACCGCAAACCCGCGCCCGAACCCGAGCTCCCCTTCGAGGCGCAGGTGATCTATCGCGACGAGTATCTCACCGTGGTGGACAAACCACCGTTTATGGCCGTGACTCCGCGGGGCAGGCACATCACCCAGACGCTAATCGTGCAGCAGCGCCGGCGTACCGGGAACGAGGAGCTCTCGCCGGCTCACCGCCTAGACCGGCTCACCTCCGGGCTGGTTGTGTGTACCAACCATGCTGAAATTAGGGGCCAGTACCAGCAGCTTTTTGAACAGCGCCGGGTTTCTAAGGTCTACCATGCCCTCGCGCCATATAACGCCCACATCGCAGACCAGGTCAGCCGCTGCGCGAGCGAAGGGCGTGACTTCCAGTGGTCGAGCCGCATCAAAAAGCGGGTAGGTGTTCTCCAGGCGCAAACCGTAGAAGGCCCGCCCAACACGGTGACTCGCGTTCTGTCCGTGGAACCGCTGAGTTCGCCAGCGGTGTCGGGGCCCTCCGGGCGCTTAGGCACCCTGGCCAGGTACGTATTACAACCGCTGACCGGCAAGACCCATCAACTTCGCGTGCATATGGCCGCCGCCGGGGTTCCGATACTCAACGATCCGCTGTACCCGGCGGTACTTCCCGACGCCCCGGACAACACCGCCGCGCCACTAGCGCTGCGAGCAGCGAAGCTCGGGTTTGTAGATCCACTTACTGGAGAACCCCGAACCTTTCGTGCGCCAGCCAAGCCCGCTTATCTCTCCGGGTTATTGGACTAACCGCACCAAACCCAGCGCTGCCCCCCTTTAAGCACGATGTTGACGTGACGGACGGGCCCGTCGCTGATGGCTGTCCACTGCCCGTCGAAAACACTTCGACGAAGGGGCCTGGTCGCTAGCTGTTGGTCGATAGGTAGCGGTCTAAACACGTTGGTCGTTAGCTGTTGGTCGTTTTCGCGGTGTGGTGGTCGATAGGGCGGGCTGTATCGACGTGGTGGTCTCGACGACAGTGATAAAAGACCGTCGTGGTGAATGAGCCGCGTGACTGTTGGCCGAGTGGCCCTTTACCGGGTGGTCCTTTTATTGGGTGGCTTTTGTCCGCTTCGTGTCTTGTGGCGGGGTCGTTTTCGTGGAGGATCTTCCGCATGGGTTTCTCGGTCTCGCGCAGACGCGGCGAGCGCGCTTAAGTTTTTTCGGGTGGTGTCTCACGCGGGGCCGGGCTTTTGGGTCTTGCTCGGGATGTCACGAAGGTCGACACGGTTGTCTGGCGTGCGTGCGTTTGTCCAGGTTGGTTCGCGGGACGGTCACACGGTGTCGACTTGTGTGACACCGGCATACCGGCAGGCCTGGCCCTTGGGGCTGGTGGGACCGTTTACCGTGCGGTTTACTGGTGCTGTGGGCTGGTGTTAGCCCACACATCGCCGGCAGGCCGGTCGTCGGGGGGGGAACCAGGCAGGATGTGTGACAAGCGATCTTTGATCACCGGGGGGGGCGGTGCGCGCGAAAAAAATACCGCCCCGCCAGAAACCGACCAGCCGGGCGTGCTCACACACACCCTACGGGGTCGGCCGCCTGACGGGRCGGTCTCATCTATGGAATTATTGTTTTGTTTATGGTTGGCGGTTACCTACTCTCCCACACTCTCCCGAGTGCAGTACCATCGGCGCGGGCGGGCTTAGCTTCCGGGTTCGGAATGGGACCGGGCGTGACCCCACCACTATCACCACCAACACAACCATCACAGACACTCCCACACCCACATCACCACACTCGGTGACAGGTGCGGTGGCCGTGGTATGCCAGACACCAGAAAAGGACGCGAACACTTCACCCAACACGAACCATGCCATGTGTATGAGTCGGGCTATTAGTACCAGTCGCCTCAACACCTCACAATGCTTACAACACTGGCCTATCAACCCCGTCATCTYCAGGGGCCCTGATACAGAAACCTCATCTTGAAACAAGCTTCCCGCTTAGATGCTTTCAGCGGTTATCCACACCGTACGTAGCCAACCAGCCATGCCGCAGGCACAACAACTGGCACACCAGAGGTACGTCCGTCCCGGTCCTCTCGTACTAGGGACAGCCTTCCATCAAGTTTCCACGCGCGCGGCGGATAGAGACCGAACTGTCTCACGACGTTCTAAACCCAGCTCGCGTGCCGCTTTAATGGGCGAACAGCCCAACCCTTGGGACCTGCTCCAGCCCCAGGATGCGACGAGCCGACATCGAGGTGCCAAACCATCCCGTCGATATGAACTCTTGGGGAAGATCAGCCTGTTATCCCCGGGGTACCTTTTATCCGTTGAGCGACACCACAACCACAAGTAGATGCCGGATCACTAGTCCCAACTTTCGTTCCTGCTCGAGACGTCCCTCTCACAGTCAAGCTCCCTTATGCACTTACACTCAAAAACCTGATTACCAACCAGGCCGAGGGAACCTTTGGGCGCCTCCGTTACCATTTAGGAGGCAACCGCCCCAGTTAAACTACCCACCAGGCACTGTCCCCAACCCAGATCATGGGCCAAGGTTAAAAAGATGGCCAATCCGATCAGAGTGGTATTTCACCTTACGACTCCACCACACCTAGCGATATGGCCTCAACGTCTCCCACCTATACTACACAAACCGAACCAGACACCAATACCAAGCTATAGTGAAGGTCCCGGGGTCTTTTCGTCCTGCCGCGCGTAACGAGCATCTTTACTCGTACTGCAATTTCACCGGGCCTGTAGTTGAGACAGCAGGGAAGTCGTTACGCCATTCGTGCAGGTCGG
Protein-coding sequences here:
- a CDS encoding class E sortase gives rise to the protein MVRSGKARPHVGRNRGAPPRITFGQVAGEVLVMVGVLLLLFAFYEAFWTNLKSGQLQEKAGEGLAESWNRATGNPRKVIQPELGDAFAWLRTPAFGADYQYAVVEGTGEEALLAGPGRYPQTQMPGEPGNFALAGHRVGKGAPFNDLGALQACDELTVETREATFTYRVLPLGEDEATRRGEAAACLSPEQVERVVAGDYAAVTGRLITTPDDVAVIEPLPGAPGAAGVSELAGPADTGPAHLDPSGPSQRSGHADLGQLSGLEGMITLTTCHPQFSNAERMVIHGMLVSVAPKENVAAAHG
- the yidC gene encoding membrane protein insertase YidC, whose amino-acid sequence is MLDAFAYPVSGIMKLWHLLLHNALGLEEQTAWFFAIIGLVITVRGLLLPFFWFQYKSGRSLALMLPIKHHLDEQLKENTTPEVAAAHAQATKKLNEEFNYRPAAGCVPPLIQIPAFMGLYRVIVNMARPREGLTGEHQPIGFLSKEDVASFLNTTVNGVPLPAYRTLDPKLLSMLGTTSQEVASFVGPILVLAVTFTTLNMSLSIYRNFQQLNYDSKSTINTNKMLIVMLVLMPIFLLNLGWNGPLPVAIVIYWFANNLWTLSQQAILHTLLSLKYPLTQAFHEFKAERKALYKTRQKARRRRVWRRRRLRAQGIVTPWRIPQIRSELRAMKQAKKKEKAEAKAQKKAISAAKAQAQRKGRARKAAANPEASAQDGSPQDDPLQEETRQDRSSPDNLPPHQPQQDQTQSDQQPPDKPQPAEPRRDDDRGE
- a CDS encoding TetR/AcrR family transcriptional regulator; the protein is MAPAQSAKKSASQAGKPAQKRRSRPSPRERLLASATHLFTTEGIRVIGIDRILREADVAKASLYSLYGSKDALVVAYLKNLDARWRESWRERVASMNDPESKILAFFDQCIDDAQQDNFRGSHFQNAANEYPRPDTDSEQLIVATVMEHRRWCQETLTALLNKKNGYPSASQANQLLIFLDGGLAGARLVRSDAPLRVARDLARQLLSAPPADYSI
- a CDS encoding GlsB/YeaQ/YmgE family stress response membrane protein, with translation MAPQLGFIAWIIIGGLAGWIASKIKGSDAQMGVLLNIVVGVIGGFLGGWLLSLFGVDVAGGGLWFSFFTCLIGAVILLSIVQFFTRSKK
- a CDS encoding universal stress protein, which codes for MTTQEEDIIVVAVDGSKASHVAVRWAANTALKRGVPLRLASSYTMPQYLYAEGMVPPQELFDDLQVETMEKIDEAREIAHKVAPDIKIGHTIAEGSPIDMLLEMSKSVTMIVMGSRGLGGLSGMVMGSVSAAVVSHASCPVVVVREDNNVDEANKYGPVVVGVDGSEVSQKATEFAFAEADARGAELIAVHTWMDMQVQASLAGLSAAQQQWEEVEREQKDLLEERLSSFVERHPSVDVKKLITRDRPVRALVDAAEGAQLLVVGSHGRGGFRGMLLGSMSRALLQSAPCPMMVVRPDAL
- a CDS encoding pseudouridine synthase, which encodes MSRRQPPPLPPREGLSPSRVRVPNRQPMTAYEVVLHAVLTQRHRHPDDGPNAVLQRFREHQVALRDVPQVHPDQMLDPGTDVWFYRKPAPEPELPFEAQVIYRDEYLTVVDKPPFMAVTPRGRHITQTLIVQQRRRTGNEELSPAHRLDRLTSGLVVCTNHAEIRGQYQQLFEQRRVSKVYHALAPYNAHIADQVSRCASEGRDFQWSSRIKKRVGVLQAQTVEGPPNTVTRVLSVEPLSSPAVSGPSGRLGTLARYVLQPLTGKTHQLRVHMAAAGVPILNDPLYPAVLPDAPDNTAAPLALRAAKLGFVDPLTGEPRTFRAPAKPAYLSGLLD